Proteins encoded by one window of Pseudonocardia sp. HH130629-09:
- a CDS encoding nitroreductase family protein, which translates to MSDVLPLGPDELLTTTRSVRRRLDLERPVPLEVVRDSLEVALQAPSGSNQQGWHWLVLTDPEKRRAVGEYYRTAFTAYRNSSQYPTTRSSGDADRDATQLRVADSAQYLADRMGEVPVLIIAAMNAKAELPAANQAGMWGSLLPAAWSLQLALRARGLGSAWTTLHLQYEKEIAGLLGIPDDVRQGVLLPVAYYTGDTFKPAKRQPLDTVLHVDGW; encoded by the coding sequence ATGAGCGATGTGCTGCCCCTCGGGCCCGACGAGCTGCTCACCACCACACGATCGGTCCGCAGGCGCCTTGACCTGGAGCGTCCGGTCCCGCTGGAGGTGGTCCGGGACAGCCTGGAGGTCGCGCTACAGGCCCCCAGCGGCTCCAACCAGCAGGGCTGGCACTGGCTGGTGCTCACCGACCCCGAGAAGCGCAGGGCGGTCGGCGAGTACTACCGCACGGCGTTCACCGCCTACCGGAACTCCTCGCAGTACCCGACCACACGCTCCAGCGGCGACGCCGACCGCGACGCCACCCAGCTCCGGGTGGCCGACAGCGCGCAGTACCTCGCGGACCGGATGGGCGAGGTCCCGGTGCTGATCATCGCCGCGATGAACGCAAAGGCCGAGCTGCCGGCCGCGAACCAGGCCGGGATGTGGGGCTCGCTGCTGCCGGCGGCGTGGAGCCTGCAGCTCGCCCTGCGCGCCCGCGGCCTGGGCAGCGCCTGGACGACCCTGCACCTGCAGTACGAGAAGGAGATCGCCGGGCTCCTGGGCATCCCGGACGACGTGCGACAGGGCGTCCTGCTGCCGGTCGCGTACTACACCGGTGACACGTTCAAGCCCGCGAAGCGCCAGCCGCTCGACACCGTCCTGCACGTCGACGGCTGGTAG
- a CDS encoding decaprenylphospho-beta-D-erythro-pentofuranosid-2-ulose 2-reductase — protein sequence MIDAVGNPQSILLLGGTSEIGLATVRAFAADRPLRVVLAARPGPRLDAARAELEALGCGVETVEFDATRIETHPEVVKKAFAGGDIDVAVVAFGLLGDNEKAWTDVDHAVELAQVNYTATVSTGVALAERFREQGHGALVAISSVAGERARRSNFVYGSTKAGMDAFYTGLTEALREFGVTVTIVRPGFVHSKMTEGLDAAPLATTPRAVADVIVDAVRTGKELVWAPAPMRFVMSALRHVPRPLFRRLPI from the coding sequence ATGATCGACGCAGTCGGCAACCCGCAGAGCATCCTGCTCCTCGGCGGCACCTCCGAGATCGGCCTGGCCACCGTGCGCGCGTTCGCCGCGGACCGCCCGTTGCGGGTCGTGCTCGCCGCCCGCCCCGGCCCCCGGCTCGACGCCGCCCGCGCCGAGCTCGAGGCACTCGGGTGCGGCGTGGAGACCGTCGAGTTCGACGCCACGCGCATCGAGACCCACCCCGAGGTCGTGAAGAAGGCCTTCGCCGGCGGGGACATCGACGTCGCCGTCGTGGCGTTCGGGCTGCTCGGCGACAACGAGAAGGCCTGGACCGACGTCGACCACGCCGTCGAGCTCGCGCAGGTCAACTACACCGCGACCGTCTCCACCGGGGTCGCGCTGGCCGAGCGCTTCCGCGAGCAGGGCCACGGCGCGCTCGTCGCGATCTCCTCGGTCGCCGGGGAGCGGGCCCGCCGCTCGAACTTCGTCTACGGCTCCACCAAGGCCGGGATGGACGCGTTCTACACCGGGCTCACCGAGGCGCTGCGCGAGTTCGGCGTGACGGTCACGATCGTCCGGCCCGGCTTCGTGCACTCGAAGATGACCGAGGGGCTCGACGCCGCACCGCTCGCCACGACGCCGCGGGCCGTCGCCGACGTGATCGTCGACGCGGTGCGGACGGGGAAGGAGCTGGTCTGGGCACCGGCCCCGATGCGCTTCGTGATGAGCGCCCTGCGCCACGTGCCCCGGCCGCTGTTCCGCAGGCTCCCGATCTGA
- a CDS encoding FAD-binding oxidoreductase codes for MTDTTVPSSTRTDAPARRTASLHGWGRTAPTTAQLVTPRDAEDVAEAVRTAGERGVIARGLGRSYGDPAQNAGGVVLDMPGLSRIHAIDPDSGVADVDAGVSLDQLMRAALPLGRWVPVLPGTRQVTIGGAIGADVHGKNHHTKGSFGNHVEWLQLVTADGSVRELTPSGPDSALFWATVGGMGLTGVIVRAKVRLHRTESAYFVVDTDRTDDLDGLLELLTDGSDDTYGYSAAWFDTTATGARMGRSVLTRGSLATVDQLPAKLRSEPLKFDAPQLLTFPDVFPNGLANKLSLTAFSELWFRKAPKRQRGSVQNITAFYQVLDVFGDWNRVYGSKGFLQYQFVVPMGAETELRRILEKIAASPHKSGLNVFKRFGAGNDAPLSFPTKGWTITVDFPIANGLSRFCTELDEMVLAAGGRLYLAKESRTSPEAFAAGYPRFAEWKAIRDGVDPTGVFASDMSRRLALTL; via the coding sequence ATGACGGACACGACCGTTCCCAGCAGCACCAGGACCGACGCCCCGGCGCGGCGGACCGCGTCCCTGCACGGCTGGGGACGGACCGCACCGACGACCGCCCAGCTCGTCACCCCGCGCGACGCCGAGGACGTGGCCGAGGCCGTCCGCACGGCGGGCGAGCGCGGAGTGATCGCCCGCGGGCTCGGCCGCTCCTACGGCGACCCCGCGCAGAACGCGGGCGGGGTCGTCCTCGACATGCCGGGACTCAGCCGGATCCACGCGATCGACCCGGACTCCGGTGTCGCGGACGTGGACGCGGGCGTCAGCCTGGACCAGCTCATGCGCGCCGCGCTGCCGCTCGGCCGGTGGGTCCCGGTGCTGCCGGGCACCCGCCAGGTCACCATCGGCGGCGCGATCGGTGCCGACGTGCACGGCAAGAACCACCACACCAAGGGCAGCTTCGGCAACCACGTCGAGTGGCTGCAGCTGGTGACCGCGGACGGCTCGGTCCGCGAGCTGACCCCGTCCGGACCGGACTCCGCGCTGTTCTGGGCGACCGTCGGCGGGATGGGCCTGACCGGCGTCATCGTGCGGGCGAAGGTCCGCCTGCACCGGACCGAGTCGGCGTACTTCGTGGTCGACACCGACCGCACCGACGACCTCGACGGTCTGCTGGAGCTGCTCACCGACGGCTCCGACGACACCTACGGCTACTCCGCCGCCTGGTTCGACACCACCGCGACCGGGGCCCGGATGGGCCGCTCGGTGCTGACCCGCGGCTCGCTCGCGACCGTCGACCAGCTCCCCGCGAAGCTGCGGTCCGAGCCGCTGAAGTTCGACGCGCCGCAGCTGCTGACCTTCCCCGACGTCTTCCCGAACGGGCTGGCCAACAAGCTGTCGCTGACCGCGTTCTCCGAGCTGTGGTTCCGCAAGGCCCCGAAGCGCCAGCGCGGCTCGGTGCAGAACATCACGGCCTTCTACCAGGTGCTCGACGTGTTCGGGGACTGGAACCGGGTCTACGGCTCGAAGGGCTTCCTGCAGTACCAGTTCGTCGTCCCGATGGGGGCGGAGACCGAGCTGCGCCGCATCCTCGAGAAGATCGCGGCGTCGCCGCACAAGTCCGGGCTGAACGTGTTCAAGCGCTTCGGCGCGGGCAACGACGCACCGCTGTCGTTCCCGACCAAGGGCTGGACGATCACCGTCGACTTCCCGATCGCGAACGGGCTGTCCCGGTTCTGCACGGAGCTCGACGAGATGGTGCTGGCCGCCGGCGGGCGGCTGTACCTGGCGAAGGAGTCGCGCACGTCGCCGGAGGCCTTCGCCGCCGGCTACCCGCGGTTCGCCGAGTGGAAGGCGATCCGTGACGGCGTCGATCCCACCGGCGTCTTCGCCTCCGACATGTCCCGCCGCCTCGCACTGACCCTCTGA
- a CDS encoding DUF1707 SHOCT-like domain-containing protein has translation MTGARLPGEGREIRISDADRERVAARLNHALGEGRISVDELQERLSVVYGARFGSDLVPVLSDLPGDPLNLSADVLATPVGPPTVLRGGVGGVKRRGDWVVPARLRVQTSLGAVLLDFCDARLPLPVVEIELELGAGSARLLVPENATADVDGLVSQYGSVRSKLPSRAVHGRPHFRVYGRTAAGSVSVRTRYTFAGRHF, from the coding sequence GTGACCGGTGCGCGGCTACCCGGAGAGGGTCGGGAGATCAGGATCTCCGACGCCGACCGCGAGCGCGTCGCGGCGCGGCTCAACCACGCGTTGGGCGAGGGCCGCATCTCGGTCGACGAGCTGCAGGAGCGGCTGTCGGTCGTCTACGGAGCCAGGTTCGGCTCCGATCTCGTGCCGGTGCTGTCCGACCTGCCCGGTGACCCGCTGAACCTGTCCGCGGACGTCCTCGCCACCCCCGTCGGTCCGCCGACGGTGCTGCGCGGTGGCGTCGGCGGGGTCAAGCGCCGTGGCGACTGGGTGGTCCCGGCCCGGCTGCGGGTGCAGACCTCCCTCGGCGCGGTGCTGCTGGACTTCTGCGACGCGCGGCTGCCCCTGCCCGTCGTCGAGATCGAGCTGGAGCTCGGCGCCGGCTCGGCCCGGCTGCTCGTCCCGGAGAACGCCACCGCCGACGTCGACGGCCTCGTCTCCCAGTACGGCTCGGTCCGCTCGAAGCTGCCCAGCCGCGCGGTCCACGGCCGCCCGCACTTCCGGGTGTACGGCCGCACGGCAGCGGGGTCGGTGTCGGTGCGGACCCGCTACACCTTCGCCGGCCGCCACTTCTGA
- a CDS encoding transcriptional regulator has protein sequence MTELDPVIHAQARLRVTATLAALDDGDRMTFPRLQELLGMTAGNLSTHLRKLEDAGYVAITKTHQRRTPVTFVELTRTGRRAFEDYTAALRALLDPATDPSEVSS, from the coding sequence GTGACCGAGCTCGACCCCGTCATCCACGCCCAGGCACGGCTGCGGGTCACCGCTACCCTTGCCGCCCTCGACGACGGCGACCGCATGACCTTCCCGCGCCTGCAGGAGCTGCTCGGCATGACCGCGGGCAACCTGTCCACCCACCTGCGCAAGCTGGAGGACGCGGGCTACGTCGCGATCACCAAGACCCACCAGCGACGCACCCCGGTGACCTTCGTCGAGCTGACGAGAACCGGTCGGCGGGCTTTCGAGGACTACACGGCCGCGCTGCGGGCGCTCCTCGACCCGGCCACCGACCCGTCGGAGGTGTCCTCGTGA
- a CDS encoding GtrA family protein: MTATEPTRAEPPATGPADTPAPRLGLVRQLGSFVAIGVLSAIVDFGVYHLLLNAGLWVPFAKGISFILGTTTAYLLNKRFTFTGANTGGRARFAGFVALYGTTLAVNVAVNSLVLHVLPPMEWDVTLAWVIAQGTATAINFVMLRWVIFKD; the protein is encoded by the coding sequence GTGACCGCCACCGAGCCCACCCGGGCCGAGCCCCCGGCCACCGGTCCGGCCGACACCCCGGCTCCGCGCCTCGGCCTCGTCCGACAGCTGGGCAGCTTCGTCGCGATCGGCGTGCTCTCCGCGATCGTCGACTTCGGCGTCTACCACCTGCTGCTGAACGCGGGCCTGTGGGTGCCGTTCGCGAAGGGCATCAGCTTCATCCTCGGTACGACGACGGCGTACCTGCTCAACAAGCGCTTCACCTTCACCGGCGCGAACACCGGCGGCCGCGCGAGGTTCGCCGGCTTCGTGGCGCTCTACGGCACCACGCTGGCCGTCAACGTCGCGGTGAACTCGCTGGTCCTCCACGTCCTGCCGCCGATGGAGTGGGACGTGACGTTGGCGTGGGTGATCGCCCAGGGCACCGCCACGGCGATCAACTTCGTCATGCTGCGCTGGGTCATCTTCAAGGACTGA